From Maniola hyperantus chromosome 21, iAphHyp1.2, whole genome shotgun sequence, the proteins below share one genomic window:
- the mRpL45 gene encoding large ribosomal subunit protein mL45: MANSILTKLNPVWRSSQAVLLPTRTTTTKHYDPKFKTHRAKKFLKIDLPDMNEDESKFSEQRMRQKMKERGVLPPRPWMERPFYIGATGGVFEAYVPPEGDGKASLVSTSRAKQTVQLLEKKSKSMMAIRKVKSFDEDFDTKEFCQLAQNIYIKAHESLVNGDRHALRTYVTEKAYPEFRHNTRLKTIRWKFIESLEPPRVVHARCTDVISKTNIFGQITVRFHTRQQLAVYDRFGRLLHGSEILAKDVLEYVVFEKHLSNLYGTWRIHDKIIPDWAPPKDPSKLTRLKPEPEPVQVEEETVQEEQPAIADK, encoded by the exons atggCAAATTCTATTTTGACTAAG CTAAATCCAGTATGGAGATCCTCACAAGCAGTACTCTTGCCTACACGAACAACTACCACAAAACATTACGACCCCAAGTTCAAGACACACCGAGCTAAGAAGTTCCTCAAGATAGACCTGCCTGATATGAACGAAGATGAGAGCAAGTTCTCGGAGCAGAGGATGCGACAGAAGATGAAGGAGCGGGGCGTGCTGCCTCCTCGACCTTGGATGGAACGTCCCTTTTATATTGGTGCTACAG GTGGAGTGTTCGAAGCCTACGTGCCACCAGAGGGCGATGGCAAAGCCTCCCTCGTGTCCACATCTCGTGCCAAACAAACTGTACAACTGCTGGAGAAGAAATCCAAATCCATGATGGCCATACGCAAAGTCAAGTCCTTTGATGAAGACTTCGACACCAAGGAGTTTTGCCAACTAGCACAGAATATCTATATTAAGGCACATGAAAGTTTAGTCAATG GTGACCGGCATGCCTTAAGGACATACGTAACAGAGAAGGCCTACCCGGAGTTCAGACATAACACAAGGTTGAAGACTATCAGGTGGAAGTTCATAGAGTCGCTGGAGCCCCCGCGCGTCGTGCACGCGAGGTGCACGGATGTCATTAGCAAGACCAATATATTTGGGCAG ATAACGGTACGTTTCCACACTCGCCAGCAACTAGCTGTGTACGATCGTTTCGGCCGTCTGTTGCACGGCAGCGAAATCCTCGCCAAAGACGTACTAGAGTACGTTGTGTTCGAGAAGCATCTGTCCAACCTGTACGGAACCTGGCGGATACATGATAAGATCATACCCGATTGGGCGCCGCCCAAGGACCCCTCCAAACTCACCAG GCTGAAACCTGAGCCGGAGCCCGTGCAAGTGGAAGAAGAAACGGTACAGGAGGAACAGCCAGCGATAGCCGataaataa